The proteins below come from a single Rosa rugosa chromosome 2, drRosRugo1.1, whole genome shotgun sequence genomic window:
- the LOC133733931 gene encoding uncharacterized protein LOC133733931, whose protein sequence is MEAKEPTTMMCTLLAIDHTDFSYRACSLCERTLPDNPSSLCRYCNPSAFNPRFPRSKRFFRILMSIASDTKVFTVICFDRVAKVLFGCSADEFFDFAKFHPFAAANASRILEGEMFKMTISKPKNGNAQNLRAVQVVPLKTGFQPAIVTLRELYGVRSS, encoded by the exons ATGGAAGCCAAAGAACCCACAACAATGATGTGCACACTTCTGGCAATAGACCACACCGACTTCTCTTACAGAGCATGCTCCCTCTGCGAGAGGACTCTCCCTGACAACCCATCTTCCCTCTGTAGATACTGCAACCCCTCTGCCTTCAACCCCCGCTTCCCTCGCTCCAAACGCTTCTTTCGCATTCTT ATGTCAATTGCTTCGGATACCAAGGTGTTCACTGTCATATGCTTTGATAGGGTAGCCAAGGTCCTCTTTGGTTGCTCTGCTGATGAGTTTTTCGACTTTGCGAAATTTCACCCTTTTGCTG CTGCTAATGCTAGTAGAATTCTGGAGGGAGAGATGTTTAAGATGACAATATCCAAACCGAAGAATGGTAATGCACAAAATCTGCGAGCAGTACAAGTTGTACCATTGAAGACTGGTTTTCAGCCGGCAATTGTGACCTTGAGGGAATTGTATGGAGTAAGAAGCTCTTGA
- the LOC133733930 gene encoding serine carboxypeptidase-like — MASTFPRTFFSFLLLLLLPFFSSSYGINTKPDQLHLSSPAFFPKLQAEKLIRDLNLFPNDEINTGAHYNSSLDAPKLVEKRFKMPYLGAASGATVQEFGHHAGYYRLPHSHAARMFYLFFESRTNKNDPVVIWLTGGPGCSSELAVFYENGPFQIANNLSLSWNDYGWDKASNLLYVDQPVGTGFSYTSDSRDIRHNEEGVSNDLYDFLQGFFTQHPQFAKNDFYITGESYAGHYIPAFASRVHKGNKDKEGIHINFKGFAIGNGLTNPDFQYKAYPDYAMQMGLIKKPDYDRITKSIPACEQAIETCGPTGGQPCIDAYNVCNDIFSKIMDIIGDKNYYDVRKQCVGDLCYDFSNMETFLNKKPVRDALGVGDIDFVSCSTTVYEAMLTDWMRNLEVDIPTLLEDGIKVLVYAGEYDLICNWLGNSNWVHAMEWSGQKAFGESSNVPFKVGGAEAGLLKSHGPLAFLKVHDAGHMVPMDQPKAALQMLTNWMQGNFMMAEQSERTAPK; from the exons ATGGCATCTACTTTTCCTCGcacatttttctcttttctcttgcTCCTTCTCCTACcgttcttctcttcctcctaTGGTATCAATACCAAACCTGACCAGCTTCACTTGTCTTCACCAGCATTCTTCCCGAAACTCCAAGCCGAAAAGCTCATCCGAGACCTCAACTTGTTCCCCAATGATGAGATTAACACCGGCGCCCATTACAACTCTTCATTGGATGCTCCAAAGCTTGTCGAGAAGCGGTTCAAGATGCCTTACCTTGGTGCTGCTTCTGGAGCTACTGTTCAAGAGTTTGGACATCACGCCGGCTATTATCGGCTTCCTCATTCCCACGCTGCAAG GATGTTCTACTTGTTCTTTGAATCAAGGACTAACAAGAATGACCCTGTTGTGATATGGTTGACTGGAGGACCAGGGTGCAGCAGTGAACTGGCTGTGTTTTATGAAAATGGTCCTTTCCAAATTGCAAATAACTTGTCTCTATCTTGGAATGACTATGGCTGGGACAAG GCGTCAAACCTTCTCTACGTTGACCAACCTGTTGGAACTGGTTTCAGCTATACTTCAGATAGCCGTGATATTCGTCACAATGAAGAAGGTGTTAGCAACGACTTGTACGATTTCTTGCAG GGATTTTTTACCCAGCATCCTCAATTTGCTAAGAATGACTTTTACATCACTGGAGAATCATATGCTGGCCACTACATTCCGGCATTTGCTTCTCGAGTTCACAAAGGAAACAAAGACAAGGAAGGGATTCACATAAACTTCAAG GGATTTGCAATAGGTAATGGCCTAACCAATCCAGATTTCCAGTACAAGGCATACCCTGATTATGCAATGCAGATGGGGTTGATTAAGAAACCTGATTATGATAGAATTACCAAGTCGATTCCAGCCTGCGAACAAGCAATCGAGACTTGCG GCCCTACTGGTGGACAGCCTTGTATTGATGCATACAATGTTTGTAATGACATATTTTCCAAGATCATGGATATCATTGGTGATAAAAAT TATTATGATGTCAGAAAACAATGTGTAGGGGATCTGTGTTATGACTTCTCAAACATGGAGACATTCCTGAACAAGAAACCAGTTAGGGATGCCCTAGGTGTAGGGGACATAGACTTTGTTTCTTGCAGCACTACAGTTTATGAGGCTATGCTGACGGATTGGATGAGAAATCTGGAAGTGGATATTCCTACCCTTCTTGAAGATGGAATTAAGGTGCTAGTGTATGCTGGAGAGTACGATCTTATCTGCAATTGGCTTG GGAACTCAAATTGGGTTCATGCCATGGAATGGTCTGGTCAGAAAGCATTTGGAGAATCATCAAATGTTCCATTCAAGGTTGGTGGTGCAGAAGCAGGACTGCTAAAAAGTCATGGACCCCTCGCTTTCCtcaag GTCCATGATGCCGGTCACATGGTTCCAATGGATCAACCAAAAGCCGCCTTACAGATGCTGACAAACTGGATGCAAGGAAATTTCATGATGGCTGAGCAAAGTGAAAGAACTGCTCCCAAGTGA